AAACAACAACTTCGATTAATTTAGCGGCCGGACTGGCGTTATATGGTAAAAAAATACTATTAATTGATATTGATCCCCAGGGGAATGCGACAACGGGGATTGGAACCAATAAAGATGATATTTCAGAAAGTATGTATGATGTCTTAATTGGGCAAGTACCATTGAAAAATATTATTATTCCAAATATTATTCCTAATGTTGATTTGGCACCGGCGACAATTTCCTTAGCCGGAGCAGATATTTATTTAATGGAACAATCAGAAGATAGTCAAAGCTTATTATTAGACCGCATTAAACCAGTGCGCGACAACTATGATTTTATTTTAATTGATTGTCCCCCATCATTAGGATTAATTAACCGGAATGCCTTAGGATGTGCTGATTCAGTCTTGATTCCTATCCAAGCTGAATACTACGCATTAGAAGGATTAGCCCAATTATTAAGTTCAATCCGGTTTGTCCAAAAAATGTTTAATAAGAATTTAACAATTGAAGGAATTGTCTTAACAATGTTTGATTCACGCACCAAACTATCATTTGAAGTAATGAGTGAAGTTAAAAAATATTTTAATGAAAAGGTATATAAGACTTATATTCCCCGTAATATTAAAATTAGTGAATCACCATCCCACGGGTTAAGTATTTTTGATTATGATAAGGGTGGCGCTGGCGCAATTGCTTATCGGGAATTAACAAAGGAGGTTTTAGCAAATAATGGCAACTAAAAG
The sequence above is drawn from the Spiroplasma eriocheiris genome and encodes:
- a CDS encoding ParA family protein; the encoded protein is MGKIIAVTNQKGGVGKTTTSINLAAGLALYGKKILLIDIDPQGNATTGIGTNKDDISESMYDVLIGQVPLKNIIIPNIIPNVDLAPATISLAGADIYLMEQSEDSQSLLLDRIKPVRDNYDFILIDCPPSLGLINRNALGCADSVLIPIQAEYYALEGLAQLLSSIRFVQKMFNKNLTIEGIVLTMFDSRTKLSFEVMSEVKKYFNEKVYKTYIPRNIKISESPSHGLSIFDYDKGGAGAIAYRELTKEVLANNGN